From Desulfovibrio sp., the proteins below share one genomic window:
- a CDS encoding GNAT family N-acetyltransferase — protein MLAFATEPFTQLEAEARPLTAAHWSEVEAPLHGDAPYGLDAARYARLESLGMLHVSTARTPDGALAGYAAFTLVPCPHRQGMLLAALDGLYLAPQARGGFTALGLLRHAEAELRQRGAGLVQYSSPASRPCDALYRRLGAHHTETIWHKELC, from the coding sequence ATGCTGGCATTTGCCACCGAACCCTTCACCCAACTGGAGGCCGAGGCCCGGCCCCTCACCGCCGCGCACTGGAGCGAAGTGGAGGCCCCCCTGCACGGAGACGCGCCCTATGGTCTGGACGCGGCACGCTACGCCCGCCTTGAGAGCCTGGGCATGCTGCACGTCAGCACGGCCCGCACGCCCGACGGTGCTCTGGCGGGCTATGCGGCCTTTACCCTTGTTCCCTGCCCGCACCGTCAGGGCATGCTGCTGGCGGCTCTGGACGGCCTGTATCTGGCCCCGCAGGCGCGGGGCGGCTTCACGGCCCTTGGCCTGCTGCGCCATGCCGAGGCCGAACTCCGGCAACGCGGCGCGGGTCTTGTGCAATACAGTTCCCCAGCCTCGCGCCCCTGTGACGCCCTGTACCGCCGCCTGGGCGCGCACCATACCGAAACCATCTGGCACAAGGAGCTTTGCTGA